The proteins below are encoded in one region of Citrobacter enshiensis:
- the fliZ gene encoding flagella biosynthesis regulatory protein FliZ produces the protein MTVQQSKRRPLSRYLKDFKHSQTHCAHCHKLLDRITLVRCGQIVNKIAISRLDSLFDDAAWQQEQKEWVALCRFCGDLHCKEQSDFFDIIGFKQFLFEQTEMSHGTVREYVVRLRRLGNHLTEQNITHDLVQDGFLDESLSPWLPETSTNNYRIALRKYEQYKAHAVPGQMQNSCCSATSDIY, from the coding sequence ATGACGGTGCAGCAATCTAAAAGACGGCCACTAAGCCGCTACCTCAAAGATTTTAAACACAGCCAGACGCATTGCGCGCATTGCCACAAACTGCTCGACAGGATCACGCTGGTCCGTTGCGGGCAGATTGTGAACAAAATTGCCATTTCCAGACTGGATTCGCTGTTTGATGACGCCGCCTGGCAGCAGGAGCAAAAAGAGTGGGTCGCTCTGTGCCGTTTTTGCGGTGATCTGCACTGCAAAGAGCAGAGTGACTTTTTCGACATCATCGGTTTTAAACAATTTTTGTTTGAGCAGACCGAAATGAGTCATGGCACGGTGCGCGAATACGTCGTCCGCCTGCGCCGACTCGGCAATCATCTCACGGAACAAAACATCACCCACGATTTGGTGCAGGACGGTTTTCTTGATGAAAGCCTGTCTCCCTGGTTACCCGAAACCAGCACCAATAACTATCGGATCGCGCTGCGCAAGTATGAACAATACAAAGCGCATGCCGTCCCTGGACAGATGCAGAATTCCTGCTGTTCCGCGACTTCTGATATATATTAA
- the uvrC gene encoding excinuclease ABC subunit UvrC, translating into MMLVVRLFMSVKRRDLKKRLSSYFRSNLASRKTEALVAQIQQIDVTVTHTETEALLLEHNYIKLYQPRYNVLLRDDKSYPLIFLSGDTHPRLAMHRGAKHAKGEYFGPFPNGYPCAKHWALLQKIFPIRQCENSVYRNRSRPCLQYQIGRCLGPCVAGLVSEEEYAQQVEYVRLFLSGKDDQVLTQLIARMENASRNLEFEEAARIRDQIQAVRRVTEKQFVSNNGDDLDVIGVAFDAGMACLHVLFIRQGKVLGSRSYFPKVPGGTEMGEVVETFVGQFYLQGSQMRTLPGEILLDFNLSDKTLLADSLSELAGRRVNVQTKPRGDRARYLKLARTNAATALTTKLSQQSTITQRLTALATVLKLPAVKRMECFDISHTMGEQTVASCVVFDANGTAAC; encoded by the coding sequence ATGATGCTGGTGGTACGGTTATTTATGTCGGTAAAGCGAAGGGACCTGAAAAAACGGCTTTCCAGCTATTTTCGCAGCAACCTTGCTTCGCGGAAAACCGAAGCGCTGGTAGCGCAAATTCAGCAAATTGATGTAACGGTCACCCATACGGAAACCGAAGCGTTACTGCTTGAGCATAACTACATCAAGTTGTATCAGCCTCGCTATAACGTGCTGCTGCGTGACGATAAATCCTATCCCCTTATTTTTCTGAGCGGCGATACGCATCCGCGTCTGGCGATGCACCGTGGCGCCAAACATGCGAAAGGTGAGTATTTTGGGCCGTTCCCAAACGGCTATCCGTGCGCGAAACATTGGGCGTTACTGCAAAAAATCTTTCCGATTCGCCAGTGTGAAAACAGCGTTTACCGCAACCGCTCGCGCCCCTGTCTGCAATATCAGATTGGTCGTTGCCTTGGCCCCTGCGTAGCAGGCCTGGTCAGCGAGGAAGAATACGCCCAGCAGGTCGAGTACGTGCGCCTGTTTTTATCCGGCAAAGACGATCAGGTTTTGACGCAGTTGATCGCGCGGATGGAAAACGCCAGCCGCAATCTGGAATTTGAAGAAGCCGCGCGCATTCGCGATCAAATACAGGCTGTGCGTCGTGTTACCGAAAAACAGTTTGTGTCGAATAACGGCGACGATCTTGATGTTATCGGGGTGGCTTTCGACGCGGGAATGGCCTGTCTGCACGTGCTCTTTATACGCCAGGGCAAAGTGCTGGGTAGCCGCAGCTATTTCCCTAAAGTGCCGGGCGGTACCGAAATGGGCGAAGTCGTGGAGACGTTTGTCGGGCAGTTCTATCTGCAAGGCAGTCAGATGCGAACGCTGCCGGGTGAAATCCTGCTGGATTTTAATCTGAGTGACAAAACGTTGTTGGCGGACTCGCTGTCGGAACTGGCTGGACGCCGGGTCAATGTGCAGACGAAACCGCGTGGCGATCGTGCAAGGTATCTCAAGCTGGCGCGTACTAATGCTGCGACGGCGCTGACGACGAAACTCTCCCAGCAGTCGACCATTACCCAGCGTCTGACGGCGCTGGCGACGGTGTTGAAACTGCCGGCGGTAAAACGTATGGAATGTTTCGATATTAGTCACACCATGGGTGAGCAGACGGTCGCCTCCTGCGTGGTCTTTGACGCCAACGGGACCGCTGCGTGCTGA
- a CDS encoding DUF2594 family protein: MSTPDFSTAENNQELANEVTCLKAMLTLMLQAMGQADAGRVILKMEKQLALIEDKSQAAVFSNTVKQIKQAYRQ, from the coding sequence ATGAGTACGCCTGATTTTTCCACTGCCGAGAATAATCAAGAATTGGCTAACGAAGTCACCTGCCTGAAAGCCATGTTAACGCTGATGCTGCAGGCAATGGGGCAAGCAGACGCAGGGCGCGTGATTCTTAAAATGGAAAAACAGCTCGCGCTGATTGAGGACAAATCGCAAGCAGCGGTATTTTCCAACACTGTTAAGCAAATTAAACAAGCTTACCGTCAGTAA
- the dcyD gene encoding D-cysteine desulfhydrase has translation MPLHNLTRFPRLEFIGAPTPLEYLPRFSDYLGRDIFIKRDDVTPMAMGGNKLRKLEFLAADALREGADTLITAGAIQSNHVRQTAAVAAKLGLHCIALLENPIGTTAENYLTNGNRLLLDLFNVQIEMCAALNDPDAQLQELATRVEAQGFRPYVVPVGGSNALGALGYVESALEIVQQCEGAVQLSSVVVASGSAGTHAGLAVGLEQLMPEVDLIGVTVSRKVADQQPKVVALQQAIAKELELTASAEILLWDDYFAPGYGMPNDEGMDAVKLLARLEGILLDPVYTGKAMAGLIDGISQKRFKDEGPILFIHTGGAPALFAYHPHV, from the coding sequence ATGCCACTGCATAATTTAACGCGCTTTCCACGCCTGGAATTTATCGGCGCGCCAACGCCGCTCGAATACCTGCCGCGTTTTTCTGACTATCTGGGACGCGATATTTTCATCAAACGGGATGACGTCACGCCAATGGCGATGGGCGGTAATAAACTGCGCAAGCTGGAGTTTCTGGCGGCGGATGCGCTGCGCGAAGGGGCGGATACCCTGATCACGGCGGGCGCGATCCAGTCAAACCATGTCCGCCAGACGGCGGCGGTGGCGGCAAAACTGGGACTACACTGCATTGCTTTGCTGGAAAACCCCATTGGCACTACGGCGGAAAATTATCTGACTAACGGTAACCGCCTGCTGCTCGATCTGTTCAATGTTCAAATCGAAATGTGCGCCGCCTTGAACGACCCGGACGCGCAGCTCCAGGAATTGGCAACCCGCGTTGAAGCGCAAGGATTCCGCCCTTATGTGGTACCGGTTGGCGGCTCCAACGCCCTGGGCGCATTGGGCTATGTGGAAAGCGCGCTGGAAATTGTCCAGCAGTGTGAAGGTGCGGTGCAACTTTCTTCCGTGGTGGTGGCGTCGGGCAGCGCCGGGACACATGCAGGGCTGGCGGTGGGGCTGGAGCAACTGATGCCGGAGGTTGACCTGATCGGGGTGACCGTTTCGCGTAAAGTTGCCGACCAGCAGCCAAAAGTGGTCGCCCTGCAACAGGCGATTGCCAAAGAGCTAGAACTGACCGCGTCGGCGGAGATCCTGCTGTGGGATGACTATTTCGCGCCGGGTTACGGTATGCCCAATGATGAGGGGATGGACGCGGTGAAACTGCTGGCGCGTCTGGAAGGCATTTTGCTGGATCCTGTTTATACGGGTAAAGCGATGGCGGGCCTGATTGATGGCATCAGCCAGAAACGCTTCAAAGACGAAGGTCCGATTCTGTTTATTCATACTGGTGGCGCGCCTGCGCTGTTTGCCTACCATCCTCACGTATAA
- the tcyN gene encoding L-cystine ABC transporter ATP-binding protein TcyN, whose amino-acid sequence MSAIEVKNLVKKFHGQTVLHGIDLEVSPGEVVAIIGPSGSGKTTLLRSINLLEVPEAGTIKVGDITIDTARSLNQQKGLIRQLRQHVGFVFQNFNLFPHRTVVENIIEGPVIVKGESKAEATARAHELLAKVGLTGKETSYPRRLSGGQQQRVAIARALAMRPEVILFDEPTSALDPELVGEVLNTIRQLAQEKRTMVIVTHEMSFARDVADRAIFMDQGRIVEQGPAKSLFSHPQQPRTRQFLEKFLMK is encoded by the coding sequence ATGAGTGCCATCGAAGTCAAAAACCTGGTGAAAAAATTCCATGGGCAGACGGTGCTGCATGGCATCGATCTCGAGGTCTCACCGGGTGAGGTCGTCGCCATTATTGGGCCGAGCGGTTCGGGCAAAACCACGTTACTGCGCAGTATCAATCTTTTGGAAGTGCCGGAAGCCGGCACGATCAAAGTGGGGGATATCACCATTGATACCGCCCGCTCCTTAAATCAGCAGAAGGGATTGATTCGCCAGTTGCGTCAGCATGTGGGTTTTGTATTCCAGAACTTCAATTTGTTTCCGCATCGTACGGTGGTGGAGAACATCATTGAAGGCCCGGTGATTGTCAAAGGTGAATCCAAAGCGGAAGCAACGGCCCGTGCGCATGAGCTGCTGGCAAAGGTCGGGCTGACCGGGAAGGAGACCAGCTACCCTCGGCGCTTATCCGGCGGGCAGCAGCAACGTGTGGCGATCGCGCGTGCGCTGGCAATGCGCCCGGAGGTCATTTTGTTTGATGAGCCGACCTCTGCGCTCGATCCTGAGCTGGTGGGGGAGGTGCTCAATACTATCCGCCAGCTGGCACAGGAAAAACGGACCATGGTGATTGTGACGCACGAGATGAGTTTTGCTCGCGACGTTGCCGACCGGGCGATATTCATGGATCAGGGACGAATTGTGGAACAGGGGCCCGCAAAATCGTTATTTAGCCATCCACAGCAACCGCGAACTCGCCAGTTTCTTGAGAAATTTCTGATGAAATAA
- a CDS encoding peptidoglycan-binding protein yields MVKLLLQDSSGPEVVQLRKCLAATLGSDAQMFDLQAKNDLFDETLVAAVRHWQSNIGILADGIVGPYCQRPAGSDKRSLPRACGQMMCKTCSRPPSHPTCCGICRM; encoded by the coding sequence ATGGTTAAATTGCTGTTGCAAGACTCATCCGGGCCGGAAGTTGTTCAACTCCGCAAGTGTCTGGCTGCGACATTGGGGTCGGATGCACAAATGTTCGACCTGCAGGCGAAGAATGACCTGTTCGATGAGACGCTTGTGGCCGCAGTTCGCCACTGGCAGTCGAATATCGGTATCCTTGCCGATGGTATTGTTGGCCCCTACTGCCAGAGGCCTGCTGGGTCTGATAAACGCTCCCTCCCTCGGGCCTGCGGGCAGATGATGTGCAAAACTTGTTCCCGGCCACCAAGCCATCCAACGTGTTGCGGTATCTGCCGTATGTGA
- a CDS encoding YfcC family protein has product MTQSHVDSYSPPVSLQDKGQSPYLLLFIILVLAAVATWIIPAGVYDYETRDGIKFAVKGSLHAVAQSGVYPLEIFTAIAKGMVKQASIIFLILFTGGVLAVIEKTGAIATALNSLSHSTKLSDKWLVLIFAAIFGLLGTTGVVVNAVVAFVPIGLLIARSMGLPPILGASLVYLTCAAGFNVAILNPATTGLTQHLAQLPLFSGMLLRSITCLLFIITAAAYLIWSIRRTRQLGFLRPTQETSGKDVLNVTGRHKWILATTVLALILFIAGTIQFHWGTNEMSAMFILLTIIVGLIGRLSGSDIANTFLTGCSKLVKGAFIVGMAAAISLVLQQGNVLDPIVGSLSNLLEPVPIHAATLGMFISAALIHFGISSGSGESALLIPIFSPLGDNLGLTRQVMVQAVLLGEGIVNCMNPTSGVLMAVLATAGVPYGKWLRFVAPVIAIWFVICVIMLLIGVAINWGTV; this is encoded by the coding sequence ATGACGCAATCCCACGTTGATTCGTACTCACCTCCGGTCTCCTTGCAGGATAAAGGGCAAAGCCCCTATCTGTTGCTGTTTATTATCCTGGTGCTTGCCGCCGTCGCGACCTGGATTATTCCCGCTGGCGTTTATGATTATGAAACGCGTGACGGTATCAAGTTTGCGGTGAAAGGCAGCCTGCATGCCGTTGCGCAAAGTGGCGTCTATCCGCTGGAAATCTTCACGGCGATTGCCAAAGGCATGGTAAAACAAGCGTCGATTATTTTTCTGATTCTGTTTACGGGTGGCGTGCTAGCCGTTATCGAAAAAACCGGTGCCATTGCTACCGCGCTTAACTCTTTATCACACAGCACGAAACTCAGCGACAAATGGCTCGTGCTGATCTTTGCCGCTATCTTCGGCCTTCTCGGTACCACTGGCGTCGTGGTGAATGCCGTGGTCGCGTTTGTGCCCATTGGGTTGCTGATCGCGCGTTCGATGGGCTTGCCGCCAATACTGGGGGCATCGTTAGTCTATCTGACCTGCGCCGCGGGCTTTAATGTGGCGATCCTCAATCCTGCGACGACGGGACTCACACAGCATCTGGCGCAGTTACCGCTCTTTTCCGGCATGTTGTTGCGTAGCATCACCTGCCTGTTGTTTATCATTACTGCTGCCGCCTATTTGATTTGGTCAATACGCCGTACCCGGCAGCTGGGCTTTTTGCGCCCCACTCAGGAAACTTCAGGCAAAGACGTGTTGAACGTGACGGGGCGCCATAAATGGATTTTAGCCACCACCGTGCTGGCACTGATCCTGTTTATAGCCGGGACGATACAATTCCATTGGGGCACCAATGAGATGTCGGCGATGTTTATCCTGCTGACGATAATAGTAGGACTCATTGGCCGCCTGTCCGGATCGGATATTGCGAATACCTTTCTCACGGGCTGTTCGAAGCTGGTAAAAGGCGCATTTATCGTCGGTATGGCCGCAGCCATTTCACTGGTGTTGCAGCAAGGCAACGTGCTGGACCCGATTGTCGGGAGCTTATCCAATTTGCTGGAGCCAGTGCCGATACATGCGGCGACCCTCGGGATGTTTATCAGTGCAGCGTTGATTCATTTCGGGATATCTTCGGGTTCCGGCGAATCAGCACTGTTGATCCCGATCTTCTCCCCGCTTGGCGATAACCTTGGTCTGACGCGTCAAGTGATGGTCCAGGCGGTCTTGCTCGGCGAAGGTATTGTTAACTGTATGAACCCAACCTCCGGTGTTCTGATGGCAGTATTAGCCACTGCCGGTGTGCCTTATGGCAAATGGTTGCGCTTTGTGGCACCGGTGATCGCCATCTGGTTTGTCATTTGCGTCATCATGCTGCTGATTGGCGTGGCGATTAACTGGGGGACCGTTTAA